In one Trichlorobacter lovleyi SZ genomic region, the following are encoded:
- the extJ gene encoding selenite/tellurite reduction operon protein ExtJ: MKKMITLVAVALTTLALSSGAMAASFSGKVTKNDGERVTLEVAKGGPTWVKKGSVLSAAGGMPTVVDVQGKQVTLKFSKAKAAKIKQNMTLSVSEPPKGTGTEVVAGC; encoded by the coding sequence ATGAAAAAGATGATCACATTGGTTGCAGTTGCACTCACGACACTGGCCTTGAGCAGTGGCGCCATGGCCGCTTCCTTTTCCGGCAAGGTAACCAAAAATGACGGCGAACGGGTCACCCTGGAAGTGGCCAAAGGCGGACCAACCTGGGTAAAGAAGGGATCAGTGCTGTCTGCAGCCGGCGGTATGCCCACGGTGGTAGATGTGCAGGGAAAGCAGGTAACGTTGAAATTCAGCAAGGCCAAGGCCGCCAAGATCAAACAGAACATGACCCTGTCGGTGAGCGAGCCTCCCAAGGGTACCGGCACTGAGGTTGTTGCTGGCTGCTAA